The sequence TGAGGCGGTGGAAACCGAGCTCAAGGCGCTTGTCGATAAGCGGATTCCGGCCGCTGGCGGGAAAGTTTCACGTCTCAAGGCCAGCGCCGAAAAGGGCATCGACCTGATAACCGATGTCGTAACAATTGACGGTTGGACGGCTCGAGACTTGATGGGCAACATTCGTTTCACCGACTGGGATCATCTGTCCGGAACAGACGAAAGCGATCCGTAAGTCGAATGCTTGCCTCGCGGCGCTGTCGGTGAATCTGTAATTCAGCGCAAACGCATAAACGGGATCAGGTTCTTAGGTACTTACCCACCCTGACACCGCTGCCATCCACCCGCAGCAGCCGACATCTGCTCCCATCCATTGCGCAGCCGCTTCATCGCCTGCCCGCCCACGCATGCGTAGCCCAGCTGCTTGGCCTCTGCCGTGCCCAGGCCCGGCAGCGCGATGATGGAATCCGATGGAGCGGGACGCCCCTGGCTGCGTGCCTCGTTGCGCAGCATCATGTTCTCGATGCCCTGGCAATAACGCACCATGCCCGGATGCGGGTGTGCGCGGTATTGCTCGCAATTGAAGGGCGTGGTGTCGCGTGCCATCGCGTTGTACGGCTGCCGCGTTGGCGGGATGTACTTGCTGTTCGCCTTGCCTGTGGCTGAGCGCATGCTTTGTGCGTAGACGCCTGGTCCGCACGCAAGCATGCACAGCGTTGTCAGTGCCAGCGCGACGCGGCGCGCGATGATGATCCTGTCCATGGTGTTCCCCTTGTATGCAGCGATCCTAAAACATGCGCCACGTACGCAGGTGCTTCAGTCCGCTTGGTGCCCAGGGCCTGTCTCTGGCGACTATCGCCACTACGACACAAAGAAGCCCGCGACGACAGCTAGGCCATCGCAACACTGTGCCCGGCATCTAGCGCCACGCTTGTGCCGACTGCAATGTCACTTGTCGGGTAGGGAGCTGCGCCAACTCGCGTGGTGCTCGCCGCCTGCCTCACATCACGCCGAGGGTGCGGGTCGCCTGCGCCACAACGGCATCAGCGCGACCAACCCAAGCACTGGGCCAGGCAGCAGCACCCACGCGATATGCAGCCCCAGCGCGTCCACATACCGCGTGGTCACGCCGATCGCCACCACGGTGATCGCAAAGCCAATGGCGTTCTGCATCGACAGCGCACTGCCCACGATGGCAGGCGGGCACGCACGTGCCGCCAATGCAGAAAACTGCGGGGAGTCCGCCACCACGCTGGCGCCCCACACCAGCATCACCGCCAGTGCCGCATAGCCCGATTGCGCGCCAACCCACGGAAACGCAACGCAACACAGTGCCGACAGCAGCAACGCCACCGCGGCCACGCGCGCGCTACCGATGCGCGCACTCACCTGCCCGCCCAGCACGCAGCCCACGGCCCCTGCGGCAATCACCGCAAACGCCAACGTGGCCGTGCTCACCCCAAGCGCCTGCGCCAGGCCGGCACGCGTGATCAGCAGCGGCGTCAGCGTCCACATTGCATAGAGCTCCCACATGTGGCCGAAGTAGCCAAACGTGGCCGCGCGAAAGTCCTTCAACGAAAACGCCTGCAAGACCGCCCCGAACGCCAGCTTGCCGCCTGCCCGTGCCGGTGCGGCCGCGCCTTGCCCCAGGCGCAGGATCATCACCGCGGCAATCATTGCCAGGAGCGATGCCACCACCATCGGCGTCTGCCACGGCAACGCGCCACCCACCGCCTTGATGCCCTGCGGCAACGCCGTGCCCAGCGTCAACATGCCGACCAGCCACGCCAGCGCCTTGCCCGCATGCTGCGGCGCCCACTGCACCACCAGCTTCATCCCGATCGGGTAAATGCCGGACAGGCACAGCCCTACCGCAAAGCGCCACACCACCCCCGTCGCGACATCGTTGGCAACTAGCGCAAAGCCCAGATTGCACGCCGCCCCAGCCACCGCGCAGCTGGCAAAGATGCGGCTGGCCGCAAGCCGGTCGGCCAACCCGCTCAGCGCAAAACTCAACGTGCCCAGAATGAAACCCAGCTGCGTGGCCATGGTCAGCCACCCGATGGCCGCTGCACCCACGCTCCATTGCCGCATCAAATCGTCGGCCGCACTATTGGCCGAAAACCATAACGAGGTGCCCAGCAACTGCGCCACGATAATCACCACCAGCGCAGTGCTGGGTCGCATGGGTGCTGGCACGGCGTGCGTCATCGGATGAGCCTTGCGGGTGCGCGTCGCGGGGGGTAATAGCGGACGCCGGGCTGAAGGTGCGTAATGCCTGATGTCGGCGGCTCGCAGCACGGCACCAGGCCCGGCCAGGCACCGCTATGCATGGGCGATGAGCTTACTGCAGATGCCCGCCACGCGGCTCTCGCTTGCGCGTCAACGACGTCTGCCCGGCCAGACGACGCGACAGCACTCTCAACAGCGGGCCGGCGATGGCTGCGAATGTTGGAAGCGCCGAATGCCCGGATCGCCACCACGCCTTCCGCGCGCGACCTGCAGACGCCTCCGACTGCAATAGAAGGCGCCCTGTGCCAAGTGATGAGCATCTATGCGACGCGTCTGATGGACATTCGTTTGTATCTGCTTCCATCAGGAATCGGGTTCCGTGCGCAAGACGCTTCGCTGCA comes from Xanthomonas vesicatoria ATCC 35937 and encodes:
- a CDS encoding MFS transporter, with product MRPSTALVVIIVAQLLGTSLWFSANSAADDLMRQWSVGAAAIGWLTMATQLGFILGTLSFALSGLADRLAASRIFASCAVAGAACNLGFALVANDVATGVVWRFAVGLCLSGIYPIGMKLVVQWAPQHAGKALAWLVGMLTLGTALPQGIKAVGGALPWQTPMVVASLLAMIAAVMILRLGQGAAAPARAGGKLAFGAVLQAFSLKDFRAATFGYFGHMWELYAMWTLTPLLITRAGLAQALGVSTATLAFAVIAAGAVGCVLGGQVSARIGSARVAAVALLLSALCCVAFPWVGAQSGYAALAVMLVWGASVVADSPQFSALAARACPPAIVGSALSMQNAIGFAITVVAIGVTTRYVDALGLHIAWVLLPGPVLGLVALMPLWRRRPAPSA